Proteins encoded together in one Cardiocondyla obscurior isolate alpha-2009 linkage group LG07, Cobs3.1, whole genome shotgun sequence window:
- the LOC139104122 gene encoding UNC93-like protein produces MAIEKTETPEQFTKASIPNFEPSERWRIMKNILAIGCAFMVNFTAFMGAANLQSSINADQSLGTFTLSAIYGSLLFSNIFLPALVISWLGCKWTMSISIVAYMPFIASQFYPKFYTMIPAGLLVGLGGGPLWCAKCTYLTVAAEAYSTVSDIAADVLVTRFFGLFFMFYQMAQVWGNLISSAVLSYGTDTVAANVTLNSSLVAEICGANFCGVTAENENPNLQPPSVERIYLISGIYLGCMILACLIIAFTVDSLSRYDRNRARSVKGTSGFKLLAVTLSLLKEKNQLLILPITLFIGAEQAFLFADYNASFVSCAWGISNIGYVMICFGITNAIAALATGAVVKLTGRKPVIIFAFCLHISIFIYMLQWKPTPEQGIIFFLLSGLWGVCDSIWLVQVNALSGILFPGREEAAFSNFRLWESTGSVITYVYSPYLCTYTKLYLLIGILCVGMIGYSIIEWSGSRVEQIVSNDKPDFELINDKSNRDKMLK; encoded by the exons ATGGCGATTGAAAAAACCGAGACGCCGGAACAATTTACGAAGGCGTCGATCCCGAATTTCGAACCGTCGGAACGATGGCGAATTATGAAGAACATTTTAGCGATTGGCTGCGCTTTTATGGTGAACTTTACGGCTTTCATGGGAGCCGCGAATTTACAGAGCTCGATCAATGCGGATCAATCGCTAGGCACGTTTACGCTATCGGCGATTTACGGCAGTCTGTTGTTCAGCAACATTTTTCTTCCCGCCTTAGTCATAAG TTGGTTAGGATGCAAGTGGACAATGTCAATTTCCATAGTGGCTTACATGCCTTTCATAGCCTCGCAGTTTTATCCGAAGTTTTACACCATGATTCCCGCCGGATTGTTGGTCGGATTAGGCGGTGGGCCGCTTTGGTGCGCTAAATGTACTTATTTGACCGTGGCGGCGGAAGCTTACTCAACCGTTTCAGATATAGCGGCGGACGTCCTCGTAACGAGATTCTTCGGTCTTTTCTTCATGTTTTACCAAATGGCGCAAGTGTGGGGAAATCTTATATCTTCAGCAG TTCTTTCGTACGGAACCGACACGGTTGCCGCAAACGTGACCCTGAATAGCAGCCTTGTAGCCGAAATCTGTGGGGCAAACTTTTGCGGGGTAACCGCAGAAAACGAGAATCCGAATCTACAGCCACCTTCGGTGGAACGAATATACCTAATTTCTGGGATCTATTTAGGCTGTATGATATTAGCTTGCCTAATAATTGCGTTCACCGTCGATTCCTTATCTAG GTACGATAGAAACAGAGCTCGCTCGGTGAAAGGCACGTCTGGCTTCAAGCTTTTGGCCGTGACATTAAGTCTACTGAAAGAGAAGAATCAGCTTTTAATATTGCCGATTACGTTATTTATTGGAGCCGAGCAGGCATTTTTGTTTGCGGATTATAATGCA tcGTTCGTTTCCTGTGCCTGGGGTATTAGTAATATCGGTTACGTGATGATATGTTTCGGCATCACAAATGCCATAGCTGCACTCGCCACGGGAGCTGTCGTTAAGCTGACTGGAAGGAAGCCCGTGATAATTTTCGCATTTTGCTTGCACATAAGTATTTTCATCTACATGTTACAGTGGAAACCGACGCCCGAGCAGGGTATTATCTTCTTTTTACTGTCGGGTTTGTGGGGTGTGTGCGATTCGATCTGGCTAGTACAAGTCAATG CATTGAGCGGCATATTGTTTCCCGGTCGTGAAGAAGCAGCTTTCTCTAATTTCCGTTTGTGGGAGTCTACTGGCTCAGTGATAACGTACGTGTACAGCCCATACTTGTGCACTTATACGAAGCTGTATCTTTTAATCGGAATACTGTGCGTTGGAATGATTGGTTACAGTATTATCGAATGGTCAGGTAGTCGGGTAGAACAGATCGTCTCTAATGATAAGCCTGATTTCGAGTTGATAAATGATAAGAgcaatcgcgataaaatgttAAAGTAG